Proteins from one Hoplias malabaricus isolate fHopMal1 chromosome 2, fHopMal1.hap1, whole genome shotgun sequence genomic window:
- the LOC136677629 gene encoding GTPase IMAP family member 4-like, producing the protein MNIGDLRIVLLGKTGAGKSTTGNTILGREAFEVDFSPDSVTKTCEKHEATSEGRKVSVMDTPGIFNNTLNEEELKDQMKECVPLSAPGPHVFLLVIRFSVRFTKEERKSVEWIQENFGEEALRKFTLVIFTGEMKERSVNIPSLYPELQNFISNFPDKCCLLDHSSTFSTTRLMQNIVDTEKRNGGEYYTEAMYQETQKKMNEN; encoded by the exons ATGAACATTGGAG ATCTGAGGATTGTGCTGCTGGGGAAAACTGGAGCAGGGAAGAGTACAACAGGAAACACCATCCTGGGCAGAGAGGCCTTTGAGGTGGACTTTTCACCAGATTCTGTAACTAAGACGTGTGAGAAACATGAAGCCACAAGTGAAGGCAGAAAGGTCTCAGTGATGGACACTCCAGGAATTTTTAATAACACACTGAATGAAGAAGAACTGAAAGATCAAATGAAGGagtgtgtccctctctctgctcctggTCCTCATGTGTTTCTGCTGGTGATTAGATTCAGTGTGAGGTTCActaaagaggagaggaaaagtgTGGAGTGGATTCAGGAGAAct TTGGAGAAGAAGCTCTGAGAAAATTCACACTAGTGATATTCACCGGTGAGATGAAGGAACGGTCAGTGAACATTCCCAGCCTCTATCCTGAGCTTCAGAACTTCATCAGCAACTTCCCTGATAAATGCTGTCTTCTTGACCATAGCAGCACCTTCAGCACAACCAGGCTGATGCAGAACATAGTAGATACTGAGAAGAGAAACGGTGGAGAGTACTACACTGAGGCTATGTATCAAGAGACTCAGAAAAAGATGAATGAAAACTAA